GAATGTCCTGTAAAATGCGTTCTATGGAAGACTGCGCCTGGGAATAGGCGGAGGAAAGAGCCTGGGAAATTCCGTTGGAGGCTTGTTGCTTATTGGCTCGGAGTTCCTGTTCCTTCTTGATTTTATAAGCTGTGGAAGATCCGAACCATCCGGCAATGGCCATTCCTATGCCACTACCGATAATCGTACCGACAACAGGGATGATGGAACCGATGATTCCCCCAGCTACGGAAGCGATAGCTATACCTGCACCGCCACCGTAAAGAGCCGTTCTTGCGTCATCAAACAAGGAACCTCCCTGCCGGAGGTGTTCAATCTGACGATTGAGAGCAACCCGGTTTAATGTGGAGACGTGTCCATGGCTTACTTCCGTGGAAAGTTCCAGCGTGTCATGTCCTGCAATCCGGGAGAATTCCTTTTCCGCTCTTTCCTGAATCATCCGTCCGGTCTCCATGGTTACTTTTGAAACGAATTCAGGTAACTTTGATGAAATCTCCGAGAGGACGTTCCCCAAGTGATCCGCATCCTGAGCTTGGTTGATCAGGTTCTCGAATTCCATTTGAATCTCCCCGCCCGGCTGGCACTTGCGTATATTTTCCATGGCGTCCAGCCGAAGGTTCCCTATGGATTTATTGAGGCCGGAGAGCAGACGCGGTTTCTCTTCGGTATTCCATCTCTTGAAATCGGACTGGGCTTTTTGAAGTTGTTCCCCCAACTGTTTTTGCTGTTCTTCCGTTTCGGCGTTGAGAAGCGCATCTCGTGCCGCCAATTCCGTCCTGACTCTCTCCAGCTTCGGCAGAGTCTGAAGCATGGCCCGGCCGGCAATGAGCCGGCGTTGATTCTTGCGCAGGGAATTCTGGATGAAGGACATCAAAGGAGGAAAACCGCTGTCTGTAAGATCCTCGTGGTCTTTTGCATCGTCCGCTTCCAGTTTGAGAGGGGAATCTACAATGAAATATCTGATCTCTTCCCGTTTGAATCCCACTTGGCGGACTAGGATATCTACGTTGTTTTGCATGCGTGCCTGGCGCATTTGCGTATCCGCCGCATCGGCCTTGGTCTGCACAAAATAGATATTGTCAGTGATGGTTCTCAGTTCCTTTAGGAAAACGATTTCCTGAAGTCCCAGGGGAGATCCTATGCTGTCAGTAACAAAGAAGACGGCATCCGCTTTCGGGGCGTATTGATACGTTATTTCCTTGTGTTTTTTGAACAGGCCTCCCAATCCCGGAGTATCGACAATAACGATGCCGGACCCCAGCAGGGGGGACGGCACGCATACTTCGATAAAATCCACCTGGAGGCTGTTGTCGGGATTTCCGGCTTCCGTTCCGTAGGTGTGGAGTTCTTTCTCGTCAATGATCTGCTCCGGCTTGCCGCTCTGTCTGGTGAAGAAGACACGGTAGCGTTTTTCCTTGCCGTAGCGTATTTTGAAAATTGTCGAGGTAGCGACATCCGAATTGACGGGAACAAGGTCTTTGACGCCCAGAAGAGCGTTGATAAAGGACGACTTGCCCTGTTTTATTTCTCCCATGACGACAATGCGGAACAAACCTGCCCGCCAGAGTTTGAGATTGTCCAGAAACCCTTGATCGGGGGATGAGGCGAAGACCTCGCTTTCCATCTGGGCAAGGGAGGCAAGGTTGGTCGTCAATTCCTTTAAATTGACGGAAGATGCTGAAGAATTGGAATTCATGGTCTCGTGTTGGTCGGGTTATACGGTTCTCATCATATCGGAGTCATTGAACAGGGAGTCCACCAGCTCATAGGCTCCTTCCGCAACAGTCATGGCAAGGGTGGGATCACCCGTTGCAGCAAAGGCGCCAATGCCGGCCCCCGCACTGATCCAGGGGGCGAAGTCGACACTCTGAAGGGATCCCATGAAACTCCCATCCGGCAGCGGAATATCCGTGGCCGTGTAACTAAATCACTATTTTCCCAGGCATCCATAAACTTGTCCAGAGGATAGTGGATGGCCTGCCCGTCGGGAGACCCCGAATCATTCAGAATGACCATGGGATTATTGGGATCACTGGCATCGATACCGGTAACGACAACGGCATGGTCTGCCGGCATGAACTGGGAGCTGTCCAGCCCCAATCCCTTGCATAAGGCTATCTTCAAATCGTTCAGGGGTCCTTGATCCCAGAGCTGATCCGAGTCGATCCCGACGATAATTCCATGCCCCGCCTGCAGTTCCCTGGCCAAATCCCCTAAAGTAGCGTTCTGAACGGAGTGATTGGGGATATGATACATGTCCATCATGTTCCCGATATCGGAGAGAGATGTGCCGGCTCCCGGCTGATACCAGCCATTTGAGAAAGAAATATAACAGGCCTGATCCTGGTCGAGTCCGTAGCCGAATTGGTTGATGAGACTCATTTCGGCGACGACAGCGCAGCTGTCCGGTTGAGTCTGGAATTGCCAGGCATCTGCCTGCAAATCCGGAGTTCCTATGATATAATCATTCATGTTTGGATGTATGGTTTGTTGTTGGTTATGAAATAAATTGATTACTTGCCGGTTTTCATGGATGTTTGGAGAACGACCTCCTGCTTGCGAACCAGCCTTCCATCTACACGGACGCCCGATGCCCCCTGTTCCTTGACTACAGGAGCAGTATGAGTCTCCAGCGTTTTTTCCACAGCGATAGCCCGCTGCATTTCCGGATTCCACGAAGATGAACGGAGTATTTCCACGCCCATGCCCCGAAACACTCTTTCCAGCTCATTCCCCAGGGAGTCGAGACCGGGAAGGTCTTCTTCAAGGGCGATTTCCTTCACGGATGCCAACTCATCGTAAAAATCGACAGCTTCGCAAGCCCAGCGGATTTTTCCGGGGGATGTACCGGCATCTCGGAAAGCCTGCAGGGAGGATGTCCTTTCCTTCATCAGTTCTGCCAGATTCGGGGTCTTCCAAAAATCAGCCTGTTCTTCCACGCGATTCAAAAATTGCTTCCACTCAGGACAGGATGAATCAGGCCCCGAAAAAGGCTTTAGTACCAAAGGATTTTCATCAGACGTATTTTCTTTCCGGTTTGTTGAAAGCGGTTCTTCGGGAGAATACCGGTTCAAGATGTCACTAACGGAAGACGATAGGCGCTTGGGTATCATGGAGGCCGCTTTTTGGTCTTCCAAAGAACGCTCAATCCTTGAACGTAATTGGTCCAACCAGCTTCCCCCTGCCAACAGAATTTTTGACTGAAAGGCTAGTAACTTGATTAGGAATTGTCTGCAAACGGTCAATTTCATGAGGAATAACAAATCAAATACTGATTAAAAGCACTGTCGTTTTCCCACTGTTCAGCCCAATGAGCAGGCCGGTCCAAAAGGAAAGCACGGGAACAAACCAGGAATCAAAAGGAAGAGCAGCAGAGTTGTAAATCTCAGACAAAAAATGAATTCCTGGTTCCGAATCTGTTCGAGTAGAAACATAAGGCAGGTTGTGATCGGAGTATTCCATGTCCGGTAATGTTTTAGAGATCTATCTTTTGTTTTTTCGCTCTTCTGATTTGAATTAATCCTTCATTAACAAGCAGAAAGATCATACCCCAACAAATGACGGCGCATATACCCCATTTGTGCAATCCCTGTAAATCGGATTTCGTCAGCAAAGGGCTGTTCCAGAACATGTGAAGTCCTATAGGGATAACGGCAATCCTCCAAAAGGAGAGTTGCAGAATAGCGGGAGTACCATTTTGTCGTTTTTTCTGAATAGCAAGCCAGAATGCCCCTGCCATGATTGCCGACCAGGGAATATGTGCGAAAGGCGAAAGTATCCCTCGTAGGACCGCAATATCCAATGGATTTGTACCAGGACTGATATATTCAGAATTGATGATATAGCCTGCTGTTTCAAAAATAGCGAAGCCGGCGCCTACTGCTGCTCCACACAACATCCCGTTCAGAATTTGCCCATTCAGAAAGAACTTGCGGGCAAAGAAAATAGCGGCGGCAAGCTTTGCAGTCTCTTCAATAGGACCAGCCCAGTAGGCCTCTCTTGGATTATTGGAAAGGTCGTTCAGCATAAATGTAACAATCAAAGACAAGGTGCCTCCGCCCAACAGCATGACGATAATCGAGTACCAGGAAATGTTCCTTCTGACATTAAATTCCGCAAACAAGGTAAGAACAGAAAAGGGAACTGCAAAACTTATGGCAAACAGCAATCCAGGCACAGCGTTCATGGCCCGGTCTCCAAATACAGCCATCAGGATTAGAAATCCGATGCACATCAGCAAGGAGAGGCCAAGAACACGAATGAAAACCCACGGAGCCGGCCAATCCGTAGATATTTCTTCCAGTGAAGGAGTCGATCTCAAACCGCCTGACGCGAAAAAATCTATCCTTTCCTGTTCCGTTCTGCGGAGGAACGTTTTCTTGAATATGTGTTTCAAGCTGAACTTTTCTATAGGCGAAAGTCCGGTCAGAAATGCCAGCGCCCCAAAAATTAATCCCCAGAAGGAACTTCCTTCCTGATGGCTGCTGATAAAATCTCCCACTTTGACCCATTCCGGCATCCCATCCTTCCATAAAAAAGAGGTGACCGGTATTTGTCCTGTGTGATACCAAGCGGTTATTTCCTTTAATGTATATGGTCCTTTACGGCTCTCACCTCCCGATGACAGAAAATAGGATTCTTCCTTTTTGGGAGGGATGGGATCAGGAGGAGCCGCCTGCTGGGAAAATGATGAACTCTCCTTTTCCAGAATGTCGCGAAGAGGAAGCCAGGAGGTCATGCCCTCCGTCCATACGAGATCGTTCTCGCTGATTCTGTGGGAGGAATATAGTTTACGCATCTGCTCCCACGGAAATGGCCCCATTTGGGCACCATCCGGTAGTCTGATCAAATAAGACTTCATCCTTCTTCCTCCTTCTATGCAGATTTCTTTTTCTTTCTTTGAGGACGAGGAAATGACTGAATAATTCTTTCAGTGTACCAGAACACGACGATCGCCCACAGTAAGCAAAGCCAGAAAATAACATGAAAATAGGATCGGAATTCAGGCAAAAAGGCATTTGTTATGATACTGCCCCAAAAAGTAAACTGTGTGAGCAACACAAAGACAAACATGGGCCATGCTTTCAGCCGAAGGTTGGTTTGTTGAGTGACTCGGGCAAGCCAGGAAGCATTATCGGCCAAACCGACAAAGCAGACATACATCCAGTATAAATTGAACACGGGAATAAATAATAGTCCCACGGCTTTTCCCGCAGAGGGAATACGACGACCATATTGGGTAACTGGCTGTATGCATTTCCACGCTTTCCTCGTATTCATCAGCAATAAAATCTGTGCATACAAAGAGAACAATACCCCTATGCCTAAAACCGTTAATGTGAACTTGATGTCACCTGCATAAGTGGCCTCTGCTACAATAATCAATAACGGGGACAAAATATACAGCATGCTCATTGCCCAGAACGCTCTCATGTTATACTCCTGCCGGGGAGTATAACTTCTTTCATCCTGCAGTGGAGGATAACGGTATGAAGCGTTTTCTTCTAATGGGGGCGGTGTATTGGGCGTGGGAGGTATTTCCTGCCTTAAAGGAGAACTCTCATTGTCTTCGCTTGAAAAAGAAGGAGGATTCACTTCATTTGCTCTTCCTGAGAAATCGGCTGGAATAGTCTGTTGAGAGTTTTTTCCGATTACTGTCTCCAGCGAATTCCACGAAGATGATCCTACCCTGCAACAAAGAAGGTTGCTTGCTAAGCGTCCATTTCGGTACAGGGCTACGATTTGCTCCTGGGTGTAAGGTCCTTCTTGCTCTCCATCCGGTAATGCAATCAAGTAGGTGGATTCATCAATATCTTTCTGGTTTTTGTCCGGGGAAACCTCGGAAACAATGTCTGAGTATACACCCCATTCGGAGGACTGAATTTCACGAATACGGGTATGAAGCTGTATGGTCCCATCTTCATACAAGGCTTTAAGAACATGCTCGGAATAGGGACCTTGCTGATTCTCTGAGTTGTCACAAATAAAATATTTTTTCATCTTTGATATGAAAAGTGAGTGCTGATATTGATGATGCTTTTACATTTTTTTGCGAACATTGAGGAAAATGCATAAGGGAATTAGGATGAATGCCGCCAGTAGAACAATCAATATATAATGAATCCAAGATTCTCTTCCCTGTAAGGGTGTAGGGTCTGTATCTTGAGTAATTCCCATTTGCCGGTAAATTGTGTCGACCTCGGGCATGGAGCCTCCCATCAATGTTTTCCGAGCTTTGATAATGTCCCTGGCTCGCTGCCTGCAGGCCAGAGACAGATTGGGGTTATAGGTTTCTTGTGAGGCACCTATCATTTTATCAACCTCTTCCGCCCATGCATCATCCCCCATTTCTATGACAGAGGGTAACGAGGGAAAGGCTCTGGACAAACTGGGATGATAGGCTGCTCCCTGTCCTACTTTGTTTGAAAGGGCACGATATCTGGACATGCGCATCAATTCGCCGCGCATAATAGGGTCAAGGTCTCCCTTGCTGTAGTAGGCGTCTTGAATAGCCGTGGCGATTGCTCCCGCGTCAGTGGATTTCTCAATGATATCCCTGTACTTCTGATCAATCCCCTTCATGGTGGTTGGATCATTCGCACCAAGAGCCTTGTAGAGCATCTCATTGGTCAGCTGGGGAGACATGTAACGACTCTTCGGTTGTGTAACCGCTTGCGGTTCCGGCGACGCTTGAGGTGCTGGAGACGCCTGGGCGAGTTGTTGTTCCCGTTTTTCCCTCAGGCGCTGCTCTTCTCGCTCTCTTTCTTCTTGAAGCCTTTCTTTCTCCTTCTCACGGGCAAGTTGTCGCTCTCTTTCTTCCCGTTCCCGGGCAATTTCTTCCTGCTGTCTCTTTTCTTCTTGTTCGCGGGCAATTTCTTCCCGCCGCCTGTCTTCTTTTTCTTTAGCTTCTTCAAATCGGCTCGTGAAATCAATATCACCATTGTATGATTCGGCAACCGCCATCACCGCAAGAGCCAGGTTTTCTGCGTCCTGGGGAATGCTTTTATACAAGGAACACGCCAACGCATCACTCTGCTTTAAGGCTTGAAGAAGTTCTTCCTTTCCATTGGAAATGGCATTTTCCGCGTTCAGGATAACCTGCCTTGCTTTCTTGCGGGCGCGATTGGCCATATAGGAGTTAGGTTCTCCCGTTAATGGGTTCGGCCTCATGTTATTCTCCGCCTGGCGTTCATATTGTTCCGCTTTAGCTTGGGCTCCGGCTTGCTGTTGCAGGGCCTTTTTGTAGGAGGCCAGTGCGGTAAAAAGTCTTTTAATGGATTGAATGAGTTGCTGTGCCTGATTCTGGCCTGCGGTATCCAAAGACTTTTTGTTCTGTTCCAACCTTTGGACAACTGTTCTGGCTCCGTCCATACTTCCGTCGCTTATTTCCTGCAAAGAACCGTCCACATAAGGCAGTCGAACGTGCTCTTCTATTTCGGCAAAATCGGATATTGCTTCAACGTTTTTTTGAGTTGCTTCCTGTCGCTTTTGTTCTTCTTTCAAACGGCGTTGTTTCCTCTGTTCCTTCAATTCCGCTTGTTGCTGTTCATAAATTGATTTTTCAATCCAGGCACCGTTGACAAAGTACTTCCCCGAATCATATTTATCCTGATACTCTTTCAGTTGTTTCAACCAGGGATCAAGAACAGGAGAAGATTTGGGGAAACGTTTCAGAAAAGCAGCCATTTCACTTTTTTGCCGAAGAAGAGATTCGTACTGAAAAGTGTCCGCCAATTCCATTGGAAGACTATTGGGTAACTCTAGAAACCAATAGCGACCGGAGGGAATGTAAAATTCCTTTCCTTTGATATTGAAAATACCTTCGACCCCATTGTGCCTCTTGCGGCTATACACAGCCACATCAGCCAAGGAATCCTCATGAAACGAATGCTCCTTCCAGGCTACAATACCCGCTCCTTCACAGAGAACGACAGAAAAGATTAATAGCCCGATGATGTAAGGGAAAAGATGTTTCATGCTGATAGAGAGTAAAAGTTATATAAGAGTTTTTTTTTAATTCCTGATGAAAACGTTTCTTGAATAACTTATCTTTTTCACGAAAGTCACATGTTCGCGTATCCGATTCCTTGCTCCAGGTATCCTGAGAGAACTTTTTCTTCCGTTGCTCAAAATTAATTAACAACGGTTTTTCCAATTTCTGACGTAAACGTTCTCTGGATAAGTTGTCTTTTTCACGAAATTCCCGCACTTGTGAATCTGATTCCCTGATCCAGGTATTCCGAGAAAACTTTTTCATCTGCTGTCCAGAAGCAGGTAAAGACGGTTTTTCCAATTCTCGGAGTAAATGTTCCCGGACCAACTTATTTCTTTCAAAAAAATCCCGTATCCAGGGATCCTGGAAAAACTTTTCCTTCCTCTGTTCAAAAGTACTTGGTGAACAGGCACAAGATAACATTTGATTTCTTTGAGCATTAATCGCCATTATTCTTCCTAATTTCATCGCGAGAAATCCCAAGGATGCCCCAGCCGAAAAATACCATGACACCGCACCAAGCCCTCCTAACAAAGAAGATCGGCCAGCAGTGTGCATAACGGATCTTACCAAGGATTCCGTATTAACATTTCTGTTCAAAACATAAGAAATTCCACCTCCCAGCAGAGCTGCTGTTATTGAATGGCTAAAAAATGACGCAGGATCAATGTAATAGGTATAGGTTTTCCATGCTGAAACGAGACCTGCCAGGATGTTTTCAGCTCCGGCTCCAACCAATAAAGGATTGGACGTACTTATTCCTGTTATCAACTCTATACTCCCCTCTCCAAAGGTATCCAGAAACGTTCCCGCATTCATGGAGAGATCACCGGACATTGCGGAAATCAGATCCTCATATCCTTCAATCCCTTCTTTATATTCTCCAATTCCTTTGAACAGGATTCCTCCCCCTCCATCTATCCCGTTCAGTACGTCCATGAGATTGATTGATAGATATTTTTGAGGGATCCCTATGCTCATCAACCATTCACCCAGTCCGGATTGAGAACAACCGGGAATAGGAATCCCTGCCTTGGTAGGAAAATCCGTCAAGAGAATATGTCCCAGATCATGCATGGCTCTGGGGGGATCACGAAAAAATTCAGGGAAGACATCCATGAAAAGATCGTGTCCCCCTTTCCACCTATGGCCCCCTCCGCTAATAAAATCTGCTGTTTCGCTTTTTGCCAGAGAGGGAAACTGTTTGTCAATTAAACGCAACCATTGCCCCGATGGGATTGATTCATAAAATTCCCGAAAACAGACAATGTTCTTATGCAGCAATGGCCATAGAAAGGAAGGCATAACGAAGTCGATCATAAGTATCCCGGCAATTTATTCAGTGAATTTTATACTGCGTCTTTCCCAGTACGCGGCCAATGCTTTCTCTACACCTTTGCTCAAAGCCTTAATCGCTTTATTTGACAGAGTTGGCGCGTTGTTATGAAACATAAAATATCCGGCAACAACAGAAAGCACTAATCCACCAGTAATGGCGATTAGAGGGATCGTCACAGATGTACCCACAAAAAAGGCAGTAATAGCTGCAAGAACACCTGTCCCCCACCCTAGGGCACTTCCTACTCCGGCCAGAATACAGGCAACACCACCAGCTCCGGAAGCGAGAGAAACGGCTTGTTTGATCAATTGCTTTTTATCTTTTTTATCCGGAGCCAAAACAGCTTCTGCAAGACAACAAGCCATTTCCACTTCTTGAGGTATTTCACCAATTGAATCGATGCAATACCTCTTTACTGTCGAGCAAACCTGCCGCATATCAAGGTAGTTCAAATATTGCTGATCTTGTGGTTTGGTAGAAAGAATTTCTGATATTTCATTTTGAATGATCATATCCATATTGACGGTGATTTGATCTAGTGTCATAATAATCTTATGGTTAAGTTAATTAATATAAATTGACAAATGTAAGAAAAACAGTAATTAAAACTCTTGTCTATTTTAATTAGGATTACTTTTTTTCATCCTCATCTTGAATCTTTAAATCCGAATGTTTTTCTAGAAGTTTATTCAATAAATATTGAGCTTCTTCATTCCCTAAATTGGCCGCCTTATGATACCATTGGGAAGCCTGATCCAGATTCTGGCCAATACCGTCTCCCGTCTCAT
This is a stretch of genomic DNA from Akkermansia sp. N21116. It encodes these proteins:
- a CDS encoding dynamin family protein encodes the protein MNSNSSASSVNLKELTTNLASLAQMESEVFASSPDQGFLDNLKLWRAGLFRIVVMGEIKQGKSSFINALLGVKDLVPVNSDVATSTIFKIRYGKEKRYRVFFTRQSGKPEQIIDEKELHTYGTEAGNPDNSLQVDFIEVCVPSPLLGSGIVIVDTPGLGGLFKKHKEITYQYAPKADAVFFVTDSIGSPLGLQEIVFLKELRTITDNIYFVQTKADAADTQMRQARMQNNVDILVRQVGFKREEIRYFIVDSPLKLEADDAKDHEDLTDSGFPPLMSFIQNSLRKNQRRLIAGRAMLQTLPKLERVRTELAARDALLNAETEEQQKQLGEQLQKAQSDFKRWNTEEKPRLLSGLNKSIGNLRLDAMENIRKCQPGGEIQMEFENLINQAQDADHLGNVLSEISSKLPEFVSKVTMETGRMIQERAEKEFSRIAGHDTLELSTEVSHGHVSTLNRVALNRQIEHLRQGGSLFDDARTALYGGGAGIAIASVAGGIIGSIIPVVGTIIGSGIGMAIAGWFGSSTAYKIKKEQELRANKQQASNGISQALSSAYSQAQSSIERILQDIQHTAGNAIQTWVSETQNGFERQIAELAERKNMTTQELMKKRSELARWKSALQQIERNLPIT
- a CDS encoding GYF domain-containing protein, which encodes MKSYLIRLPDGAQMGPFPWEQMRKLYSSHRISENDLVWTEGMTSWLPLRDILEKESSSFSQQAAPPDPIPPKKEESYFLSSGGESRKGPYTLKEITAWYHTGQIPVTSFLWKDGMPEWVKVGDFISSHQEGSSFWGLIFGALAFLTGLSPIEKFSLKHIFKKTFLRRTEQERIDFFASGGLRSTPSLEEISTDWPAPWVFIRVLGLSLLMCIGFLILMAVFGDRAMNAVPGLLFAISFAVPFSVLTLFAEFNVRRNISWYSIIVMLLGGGTLSLIVTFMLNDLSNNPREAYWAGPIEETAKLAAAIFFARKFFLNGQILNGMLCGAAVGAGFAIFETAGYIINSEYISPGTNPLDIAVLRGILSPFAHIPWSAIMAGAFWLAIQKKRQNGTPAILQLSFWRIAVIPIGLHMFWNSPLLTKSDLQGLHKWGICAVICWGMIFLLVNEGLIQIRRAKKQKIDL
- a CDS encoding GYF domain-containing protein encodes the protein MKKYFICDNSENQQGPYSEHVLKALYEDGTIQLHTRIREIQSSEWGVYSDIVSEVSPDKNQKDIDESTYLIALPDGEQEGPYTQEQIVALYRNGRLASNLLCCRVGSSSWNSLETVIGKNSQQTIPADFSGRANEVNPPSFSSEDNESSPLRQEIPPTPNTPPPLEENASYRYPPLQDERSYTPRQEYNMRAFWAMSMLYILSPLLIIVAEATYAGDIKFTLTVLGIGVLFSLYAQILLLMNTRKAWKCIQPVTQYGRRIPSAGKAVGLLFIPVFNLYWMYVCFVGLADNASWLARVTQQTNLRLKAWPMFVFVLLTQFTFWGSIITNAFLPEFRSYFHVIFWLCLLWAIVVFWYTERIIQSFPRPQRKKKKSA